A single genomic interval of Pyrus communis chromosome 5, drPyrComm1.1, whole genome shotgun sequence harbors:
- the LOC137735391 gene encoding probable LRR receptor-like serine/threonine-protein kinase At3g47570 — MEFSSIHINIWFIFMQPLFLLFLFSSASSSRLAGNEVDRLSLLAFKAEIMTDTLGILSSWNESLHFCHWPGITCGRRHQRVTVLDLQSSRLAGHLSPHIGNLSFLRILRLQNNSFSHSIPPEIGRLFRLERLILYNNSFGGHIPFNISRCCNLQYLRLYGNTLSGEPPTEIASLSKLQELDFGRNNFYGKIPPSFGNLSSLQVLSASGNNLHGGIPNSLGQLRSLVFFSLGENYLNGTIPPFIYNLSSIKVIYIPQNNLHGTLPPGLGHTIFPHLEIFVFHANQFTGPVPASISNASNLLLFSIAGNKFTGKVPSLARLSNLNWLDLQENNLGNNEEGGLDFVSSLLNCTNLEVLSVGVNNFGGVLPESISNLSTKLRSINFLDNQIRGNIPIGVGNLINVERLGFSANLLAGTIPSSIGKLNKLYELFLNSNELSGSVPSSLGNLTSLSTLLLQSNQLQGNIPQSLGGCRFMLYLDLSHNNLSGPIPKQVVNLLVELDLSRNKLTESIPMEVGNLQHLVFLDVSENKLSSEIPQSLGSCTSLRSLYLSGNSLQGTIPKSLSSLRGIEECDLSHNNLSGIIPNYLESFPFLQNLNLSFNDFEGAVPIQGVFKNASAVSVVGNTRLCGGIPHLRLPKCISTQAKRGLSPKLNLIISVSCGVVGLVLVLLLALLYRSRKARALKSTSGSSLGVSLLKLSYGDLLKATDGFSASNLIGAGSFGSVYKGILNQHEERNVAVKVLNLQTSRASRSFIAECETLKSIRHRNLVKLLTACSSIDFQGNDFKALVYEFMVNGSLDEWLHISAEGVDRPTNLPKNLNLTQRVNIAIDVACALDYLHNCSHMPIVHCDIKPNNILLNSDMTACVGDFGLARYLRDASCPSPLHDSSSNVIKGTIGYTPPEYGMGGEVSTYGDVYSYGILLLEMLTGKRPTDDMFNGGMDLHNFVMMALPEHVREICDPLLVQIVESSSSTNPRSNRGNHAQNDRRKRVVECLTSIARVGVACSVAMPRERKDMSNVVAELSLIRDVLTGTRTPRECP; from the exons ATGGAGTTCTCAAGTATTCATATTAACATTTGGTTTATTTTCATGCAACcgctctttcttctctttctttttagctCTGCCTCCTCCTCCCGTTTAGCGGGAAATGAGGTGGATAGGCTTTCCTTGCTTGCCTTCAAAGCTGAAATCATGACCGATACCTTGGGCATCCTTAGCTCTTGGAATGAATCCCTCCACTTCTGTCATTGGCCAGGCATTACTTGTGGCCGCAGACACCAGAGGGTTACAGTGCTCGACCTCCAATCAAGCAGGCTGGCAGGCCACCTATCTCCCCACATCGGAAACTTGAGCTTTCTGAGGATTTTACGCCTCCAAAACAATAGCTTCAGCCACTCTATCCCTCCAGAAATTGGTCGTTTGTTCCGCTTGGAAAGATTAATCCTTTATAACAACTCCTTCGGTGGTCATATCCCATTCAACATATCACGTTGCTGTAACCTCCAATACCTGCGCTTATATGGCAACACTCTTAGTGGCGAACCTCCAACTGAAATTGCCTCATTGTCCAAGCTTCAGGAACTTGATTTTGGCAGGAACAATTTTTATGGGAAAATCCCACCTTCTTTCGGGaatctttcttctcttcagGTGCTATCTGCATCTGGAAATAATCTGCATGGAGGTATTCCAAATAGCCTTGGCCAGTTGAGAAGCttagtgtttttttctttgggtgAAAATTATTTGAATGGTACCATCCCTCCCTTCATATACAACCTCTCGTCAATTAAAGTCATTTATATACCTCAAAACAACCTTCATGGAACTCTTCCTCCTGGCTTGGGCCACACTATATTTCCACACCTCGAAATCTTTGTTTTCCATGCCAACCAATTCACTGGACCAGTACCAGCTTCAATCTCCAATGCCTCAAACCTTTTACTATTTTCTATTGCAGGCAATAAGTTTACTGGAAAAGTGCCTAGTCTGGCACGCCTGTCAAATTTGAATTGGCTTGATCTTCAAGAGAACAATCTTGGAAATAATGAGGAAGGTGGCTTGGATTTCGTATCTTCTCTACTTAATTGCACCAATTTAGAAGTTTTATCTGTCGGCGTTAATAATTTTGGCGGAGTGCTGCCTGAATCTATCAGCAATCTCTCAACAAAGCTCAGGTCAATAAATTTTCTTGACAATCAAATACGCGGAAACATTCCCATCGGGGTTGGAAATCTTATCAACGTGGAGAGACTAGGCTTTTCTGCAAATTTATTGGCAGGCACTATACCGAGTTCAATAGGTAAACTGAATAAGCTTTATGAGCTATTTCTAAATTCGAATGAATTGTCAGGTAGTGTTCCATCATCTCTAGGAAATCTTACTTCATTAAGCACTTTGCTTCTCCAGTCAAACCAGTTACAAGGCAACATACCACAAAGTCTCGGAGGCTGCAGgtttatgttatatttggaTCTTTCCCACAACAATCTTAGCGGTCCAATTCCAAAACAAGTTGTCAATTTACTTGTTGAGTTGGATCTATCTAGAAACAAACTTACTGAATCCATTCCCATGGAAGTAGGTAACTTACAGCATCTTGTTTTCTTGGATGTTTCTGAAAACAAGTTATCTAGTGAGATTCCACAAAGCTTAGGGAGTTGCACAAGTTTAAGAAGTCTGTATCTAAGTGGGAACTCATTGCAGGGGACAATTCCTAAATCCTTGAGCTCTTTGAGAGGAATTGAAGAATGTGACCTCTCTCACAACAACTTGTCTGGCATTATTCCCAACTACTTGGAGAGTTTCCCCTTCTTGCAGAATTTGAATCTTTCATTTAACGATTTTGAAGGTGCAGTACCAATCCAAGGAGTTTTCAAGAATGCAAGTGCGGTATCTGTTGTGGGAAACACACGGCTTTGTGGAGGTATACCTCACTTAAGATTGCCTAAGTGCATCTCCACTCAGGCTAAGCGAGGGTTATCTCCTAAGCTGAACTTAATTATCTCAGTTTCCTGTGGGGTTGTCGGCTTGGTCTTAGTGTTGTTACTTGCGCTTCTTTATCGATCAAGAAAAGCTAGAGCGCTTAAGTCAACTTCAGGATCATCACTGGGGGTTTCACTCTTGAAACTGTCCTATGGAGATCTCCTCAAAGCAACTGATGGGTTCTCTGCTTCGAATCTGATTGGTGCTGGAAGTTTCGGGTCGGTGTACAAGGGAATTCTCAACCAGCATGAAGAAAGAAATGTTGCTGTGAAAGTACTCAATCTTCAAACTTCAAGAGCTTCTAGAAGTTTCATAGCTGAATGTGAAACCTTGAAAAGCATTAGGCATCGAAATCTTGTCAAGCTACTGACTGCTTGTTCAAGCATTGATTTTCAAGGAAACGATTTCAAAGCTCTGGTGTATGAGTTCATGGTAAATGGAAGCCTAGATGAGTGGTTGCACATATCAGCTGAAGGAGTAGATAGGCCGACCAATCTGCCGAAGAATCTGAATCTCACTCAAAGAGTTAACATTGCCATTGATGTAGCGTGTGCTCTGGATTATTTGCACAACTGCTCCCACATGCCAATAGTTCATTGTGATATAAAGCCCAACAACATTTTATTAAACAGTGACATGACTGCTTGTGTTGGTGATTTTGGCTTAGCAAGGTACCTCCGGGATGCTTCTTGCCCATCTCCTTTGCACGACAGCAGTTCTAATGTCATAAAAGGCACCATAGGCTATACTCCCCCAG AGTATGGAATGGGAGGCGAGGTGTCAACATATGGCGACGTGTATAGTTACGGAATACTGTTGTTAGAGATGTTAACTGGCAAGAGGCCGACAGATGACATGTTTAACGGTGGTATGGACTTGCACAATTTTGTTATGATGGCCCTACCAGAACATGTGAGAGAAATATGTGATCCACTACTTGTTCAAATAGTTGAAAGCAGCAGCAGTACTAATCCCAGAAGTAATAGGGGGAATCATGCCCAAAATGATCGAAGAAAAAGGGTTGTGGAGTGCTTGACGTCCATTGCAAGAGTTGGAGTTGCTTGTTCTGTAGCAATGCCGAGAGAGCGAAAAGACATGAGCAATGTGGTAGCTGAATTGAGTCTAATAAGGGATGTGCTAACTGGAACTAGGACGCCTAGAGAGTGTCCGTGA